One genomic region from Planctomycetota bacterium encodes:
- the rpsB gene encoding 30S ribosomal protein S2, whose protein sequence is MSNVVLAQELIEAGVHFGHRASRWNPKMKPYIHSRKNLIHIIDVRETVRGLLRARKYLKQVSGTGSLVLFVGTKRQGAEAVAREAARCGMPYVSDRWLGGTLTNFRTIRNRLARLEELEKLMPSEEFGAYSKKMQSSLRREFRKMERNLGGIRTLARLPECLVVFDPKKEKNAVNEARKMGITTVALIDTDCDPDLVDLPIPGNDDSIRSIELVAARLADAILEGKSAAGTTAQAAAEGADLSDGAAKTPPRARGNVSKRAVPRPAKPS, encoded by the coding sequence GTGTCGAACGTCGTCCTGGCACAGGAATTGATCGAAGCGGGAGTCCACTTCGGCCATCGCGCGAGCCGGTGGAACCCGAAGATGAAGCCCTACATCCACAGCCGCAAGAACCTGATCCACATCATCGACGTCCGCGAGACCGTGCGCGGCCTGCTCCGGGCCCGCAAATACCTCAAGCAGGTCTCCGGAACCGGCAGCCTCGTCCTCTTCGTGGGCACCAAGCGGCAGGGGGCCGAGGCGGTCGCCCGCGAGGCCGCCCGGTGCGGCATGCCCTACGTCTCCGACCGTTGGCTCGGCGGCACGCTGACCAACTTCCGCACGATCCGCAACCGGCTGGCGCGGCTCGAGGAACTGGAGAAGCTGATGCCGTCGGAGGAGTTCGGCGCCTACTCCAAGAAGATGCAGTCGTCGCTGCGGCGCGAGTTCCGCAAGATGGAGCGCAATCTCGGCGGCATCCGCACGCTCGCCCGGCTCCCGGAATGCCTGGTGGTGTTCGACCCCAAGAAGGAGAAGAACGCCGTCAACGAGGCCCGCAAGATGGGCATCACGACGGTGGCGCTGATCGACACCGACTGCGATCCGGATCTCGTCGATCTCCCGATCCCCGGCAACGACGACTCGATCCGCTCGATCGAGCTGGTGGCGGCACGGCTCGCCGACGCGATCCTCGAAGGGAAGTCGGCGGCGGGGACGACGGCTCAGGCGGCAGCCGAGGGAGCCGATCTCTCCGATGGCGCCGCGAAGACGCCGCCGCGTGCCCGGGGCAACGTTTCGAAGCGGGCCGTCCCACGGCCGGCGAAGCCCTCCTGA
- a CDS encoding ABC transporter ATP-binding protein, whose amino-acid sequence MSVPRTGDNPTPFPPLVVDGLVKRYGSRTVLDSVSLEVRQGITGLVGPNGAGKSTLVRAILGLVRLEAGRVRVFGRDPYREPHTVRQRLGVVPEDECSIPGLSGVEMVCYAARLSGLPGTEALRRAHEVLDWCDAGQERYRPVETLSVGMKQKVSFAAAIVHDPDLVILDEPTNGLDPIERRAMLGRLVSLARRHGKTVIVSTHVLPDVESICDDIVVLSQGRICLTGAIADLTGTDRPEYRLVADGDPETLLASLARHGLVARTADEPTGIELRVDATRPERLGAVWEAARDAATRVRQFEPVRRPLEEVFVAALREADHAAP is encoded by the coding sequence ATGAGCGTTCCCCGCACCGGTGACAATCCCACCCCGTTTCCACCGTTGGTGGTCGACGGGCTCGTGAAGCGGTATGGATCGCGGACGGTGCTCGACAGCGTGTCGCTCGAGGTCCGGCAAGGGATCACCGGCCTGGTGGGCCCCAACGGCGCCGGCAAGAGCACGCTCGTCCGCGCGATCCTCGGGCTGGTCCGGCTCGAGGCGGGGCGGGTGCGGGTGTTCGGGCGCGATCCGTATCGCGAGCCGCACACCGTGCGGCAGCGGCTCGGCGTGGTGCCGGAGGACGAGTGCTCGATCCCGGGGTTGTCGGGGGTGGAGATGGTCTGCTACGCCGCCCGGCTCTCCGGACTTCCCGGCACCGAGGCCCTGCGCCGCGCCCACGAGGTGCTCGACTGGTGCGACGCCGGCCAGGAGCGCTACCGGCCGGTGGAGACGCTCAGCGTCGGGATGAAGCAGAAGGTGTCGTTCGCCGCGGCGATCGTCCACGACCCCGACCTCGTGATCCTCGACGAGCCCACCAACGGCCTCGACCCGATCGAACGCCGGGCGATGCTCGGCCGCCTCGTCTCGCTCGCCCGCCGGCACGGCAAGACGGTGATCGTCTCGACCCACGTCCTCCCCGACGTCGAGTCGATCTGCGACGACATCGTCGTCCTCTCGCAGGGGCGCATCTGCCTGACCGGGGCGATCGCCGACCTCACCGGCACCGACCGGCCGGAATACCGCCTCGTCGCCGACGGCGACCCGGAGACGCTCTTGGCGAGCCTCGCCCGGCACGGGCTCGTGGCACGGACGGCCGACGAGCCGACCGGGATCGAGCTGCGGGTCGACGCGACGCGCCCGGAGCGCCTCGGAGCGGTCTGGGAAGCGGCCCGCGACGCGGCGACACGGGTCAGGCAGTTCGAGCCGGTGCGGCGGCCGCTCGAGGAGGTGTTCGTGGCAGCACTCCGGGAGGCCGATCATGCCGCTCCATGA
- the ilvN gene encoding acetolactate synthase small subunit, protein MRHVLSATVQNVPGVLAHISGMLASRGYNIDSLAVGETEDPGFSRMTFVLRGDDRVLDQVRRQLEKIVTVVRVDDISARNYVERDLMLIKVAATAGSRRTEVKELAEVFRGKIVDVAPDSVIVEISGTEAKIEGFIDLMRPLGILEMVRSGRIALVRGSPPTREWTHASDGARPADAAAGAESLA, encoded by the coding sequence ATGCGCCACGTCCTCTCGGCCACCGTCCAGAACGTTCCCGGTGTTCTCGCGCACATCTCCGGGATGCTCGCGTCGCGGGGCTACAACATCGACAGCCTCGCGGTCGGCGAGACCGAGGACCCCGGCTTCTCCCGGATGACGTTCGTCCTCCGCGGCGACGACCGGGTGCTCGACCAGGTCCGCCGCCAGCTCGAGAAGATCGTCACGGTCGTCCGCGTCGACGACATCAGCGCCCGGAATTACGTCGAGCGCGATCTGATGCTGATCAAGGTGGCCGCGACGGCCGGGTCGCGCCGCACCGAGGTCAAGGAGCTGGCCGAGGTGTTCCGCGGCAAGATCGTCGACGTCGCCCCCGACAGCGTGATCGTCGAGATCTCGGGGACCGAGGCCAAGATCGAGGGGTTCATCGACTTGATGCGTCCCCTGGGGATCCTCGAGATGGTCCGTTCGGGGAGAATCGCCCTCGTCCGCGGCAGCCCGCCGACCCGCGAATGGACCCATGCCAGCGACGGCGCCCGGCCGGCCGATGCCGCGGCGGGAGCCGAGTCGCTCGCCTGA
- the ilvC gene encoding ketol-acid reductoisomerase produces MAATMYYDSDADLGVLAGKTIAIIGYGSQGHAQAQNLRDSGLDVVVAQRPGGPNHALAVSHGFQPLSVEEAVKRADVVNILLPDELQADVYRTSIRPHLKPGAVLMASHGFNFHFGQVEPPPGHGILLVAPKGPGHLVRSEYVKGGGVPCLIALGPGASPETKKIGLAYAKGIGGTRGGVIETTIAEETETDLFGEQAVLCGGVSELIKAGYDTLVEAGYQPEMAYFECLHEMKLIVDLFYQGGLEYMRYSVSNTAEYGDYTRGKRIITEETRREMKKILEEIRSGQFARDWILENRGGAAMFKATRRREREHPIGETGRRLRRMMKWIDSKEV; encoded by the coding sequence TTGGCCGCCACGATGTACTACGACTCCGACGCCGATCTCGGTGTCCTCGCCGGGAAGACGATCGCGATCATCGGCTACGGCTCGCAGGGGCACGCCCAGGCGCAGAACCTCCGCGACAGCGGCCTCGACGTCGTCGTCGCCCAGCGGCCCGGCGGCCCGAACCACGCCCTCGCGGTGAGCCACGGTTTTCAGCCGCTGTCGGTCGAGGAGGCGGTCAAGCGCGCCGATGTCGTCAACATCCTCCTGCCCGACGAGCTCCAGGCCGACGTCTACCGCACGAGCATCCGTCCGCACCTCAAGCCGGGCGCCGTGCTGATGGCCAGCCACGGGTTCAATTTCCACTTCGGCCAGGTGGAGCCGCCACCCGGGCACGGCATCCTCCTCGTCGCCCCCAAGGGGCCCGGGCACCTCGTGCGCAGCGAGTACGTCAAGGGGGGCGGGGTGCCGTGCCTGATCGCGCTCGGGCCCGGCGCCTCCCCCGAGACCAAGAAGATCGGCCTCGCCTACGCCAAGGGAATCGGCGGCACGCGCGGCGGCGTCATCGAGACGACGATCGCCGAGGAGACGGAGACCGACCTGTTCGGCGAGCAAGCGGTGCTCTGCGGCGGTGTTTCCGAGCTGATCAAGGCGGGGTACGACACGCTCGTCGAGGCGGGCTACCAGCCGGAAATGGCCTACTTCGAGTGCCTCCACGAGATGAAGCTGATCGTCGACCTGTTCTACCAGGGGGGGCTGGAGTACATGCGCTACAGCGTCTCCAACACCGCCGAGTACGGCGACTACACGCGCGGCAAGCGGATCATCACCGAGGAGACCCGCCGGGAGATGAAGAAGATCCTCGAGGAGATCCGCTCGGGGCAGTTCGCCCGCGACTGGATCCTCGAGAACCGCGGCGGGGCGGCGATGTTCAAGGCGACCCGCCGGCGCGAGCGGGAGCACCCGATCGGCGAGACCGGCCGCCGGCTGCGGCGGATGATGAAGTGGATCGACTCGAAGGAAGTCTGA
- a CDS encoding ribosome recycling factor, which translates to MPVDDILLDAEERMEKAVDVFRHALAGIRTGRANPGLVDSLRVEVYGSPTPIKALASVGAPEPNQIVVRPFDPGTIKDIEKALRASDLGFNPQSDGRVIRIIVPALSTDVRRKMGARIKELAEEARVAIRNVRRDANKAADTEQADGGLTEDDCKGAKDQVQELTKRFEARVGDLAKTKEAEVMEE; encoded by the coding sequence ATGCCGGTCGATGACATCCTTTTGGATGCCGAGGAGCGGATGGAGAAGGCGGTGGATGTGTTCCGCCACGCCCTGGCCGGGATCCGCACCGGGCGGGCCAATCCCGGCCTCGTCGACTCGCTGCGCGTCGAGGTCTACGGCTCGCCGACGCCGATCAAGGCGCTGGCGAGCGTCGGCGCCCCGGAGCCCAACCAGATCGTCGTCCGCCCGTTCGACCCGGGCACGATCAAGGACATCGAGAAGGCGCTGCGGGCCAGCGATCTGGGCTTCAATCCGCAGAGCGACGGCCGCGTCATCCGGATCATCGTGCCGGCGCTGTCGACCGACGTGCGCCGGAAGATGGGGGCGCGGATCAAGGAATTGGCCGAGGAGGCCCGGGTCGCGATCCGCAACGTCCGCCGCGACGCCAACAAGGCGGCCGACACCGAGCAGGCCGACGGCGGCCTCACCGAGGACGACTGCAAGGGGGCCAAGGACCAGGTCCAGGAGCTCACCAAACGCTTCGAGGCCCGGGTCGGCGACCTGGCGAAGACGAAGGAAGCGGAAGTGATGGAGGAGTGA
- a CDS encoding amino acid transporter: MCLCGVDYFSTLGYQPSIAFEGAGTLAPIATLILVLVTLFGALPVYRHVAGEVPDGVGSVGMIERMFSGWGAKLAVLVLVGFAATDFVITQTLSAADAAAHVISNAAFAGAAPPALQNQLAITVALLVALGAMFLRGFSEVVGLAVVLVAAYLSLTGIIVGAGLFHLVTHPTLVQHWLGDLAAGNFHIEHAPLSGGGPWVALGIAFLVFPKLALGMSGFETGVLQIHMVKGTDADPADSAARVANTQRLLLSAALIMSCFLLGSSLVTGTDTLIPADELRLEPVKGKAMDRALAYLAHGESPHAICPLFGRVFGTVYDISTILILWFAGASAMAGLLNMVPRYLPRYGMAPEWAAAYRPLVIAFTVINLLVTLAFRADVSAQGGAYATGVLVLMTSACLASLAHEIHREPADAAAARARRRSIAAFTAIALVFIYTTIANIYERPDGIIIASIFIGSVLALSILSRIWRSQELRLKEFRFADDADRMLWTDICAEGAFRVLVPHRPGHRSLDEKEAEIRRRHRIPADVPLVFLEVHYGDTSEFHNAPIISAKQEGERFVIVARDVASVSHTVVQIAIEMSKSGAPLDIVFGWSQGSSLKLALEFLLFGQGDIPNVVFDLLEKAVPDAARRPTVLVG, encoded by the coding sequence ATGTGCCTGTGCGGCGTCGACTACTTCAGCACCCTCGGGTATCAGCCCTCGATCGCTTTCGAGGGGGCCGGAACGCTGGCCCCGATCGCCACGCTGATCCTCGTGCTCGTCACCCTCTTCGGGGCGCTGCCGGTCTACCGGCACGTCGCCGGCGAGGTCCCCGACGGGGTCGGCAGCGTCGGCATGATCGAGCGGATGTTCTCCGGCTGGGGTGCGAAGCTCGCCGTGCTTGTCCTCGTCGGCTTCGCCGCCACCGACTTCGTCATCACCCAGACACTGTCGGCGGCCGACGCCGCGGCGCACGTCATCAGCAACGCCGCCTTCGCCGGGGCGGCGCCGCCGGCCCTGCAGAACCAGCTGGCGATCACGGTGGCGTTGCTCGTCGCCCTCGGGGCGATGTTCCTCCGTGGCTTCAGCGAGGTGGTCGGGTTGGCGGTCGTGCTCGTGGCCGCCTACCTGTCGCTGACCGGGATCATCGTCGGGGCGGGCCTGTTCCACCTCGTCACGCATCCGACGCTGGTGCAGCACTGGCTCGGCGATCTCGCCGCCGGCAACTTCCACATCGAGCACGCGCCCCTGTCGGGCGGCGGGCCGTGGGTCGCCCTGGGGATCGCGTTCCTCGTGTTCCCCAAGCTCGCCCTGGGGATGAGCGGGTTCGAGACGGGCGTGCTGCAGATCCACATGGTCAAGGGCACCGACGCCGACCCCGCCGACAGCGCCGCCCGGGTGGCCAACACGCAGCGGCTGCTGCTCTCCGCGGCCCTGATCATGTCGTGCTTCCTCCTCGGTTCGTCGCTGGTCACCGGCACCGACACGCTGATCCCCGCCGACGAGCTGCGCCTCGAGCCGGTCAAGGGCAAGGCGATGGACCGGGCGCTGGCCTACCTCGCCCATGGCGAGAGCCCGCATGCCATCTGCCCGCTGTTCGGCCGGGTGTTCGGCACGGTCTACGACATCTCCACGATCCTCATCCTCTGGTTCGCCGGCGCCTCGGCCATGGCCGGTTTGCTCAACATGGTGCCGCGCTACCTGCCGCGCTACGGCATGGCGCCGGAGTGGGCCGCCGCCTACCGGCCGCTGGTAATCGCGTTCACGGTCATCAATCTCCTCGTCACGCTCGCCTTCCGCGCCGACGTCTCAGCGCAGGGGGGCGCCTATGCGACCGGCGTGCTGGTGCTGATGACCAGCGCCTGCCTGGCGTCGCTGGCCCACGAGATCCACCGCGAGCCGGCCGATGCCGCCGCGGCCCGGGCGCGGCGCCGGTCGATCGCCGCCTTCACGGCGATCGCGCTGGTGTTCATCTACACGACGATCGCCAACATTTACGAGCGCCCCGACGGGATCATCATCGCCTCGATTTTCATCGGCTCGGTGCTCGCGCTGTCGATCCTGTCGCGGATCTGGCGGAGCCAGGAGCTGCGGCTCAAGGAGTTCCGCTTCGCCGACGACGCCGACCGGATGCTGTGGACCGACATCTGCGCCGAGGGGGCGTTTCGCGTACTCGTGCCACACCGCCCCGGCCACCGCAGCCTCGACGAGAAGGAGGCGGAGATCCGCCGCCGCCACCGCATCCCCGCCGACGTGCCGCTGGTGTTCCTCGAGGTGCACTACGGCGACACGAGCGAATTCCACAACGCCCCGATCATCTCCGCCAAGCAGGAGGGGGAGCGGTTCGTGATCGTTGCCCGGGACGTCGCCAGCGTGTCGCACACTGTCGTCCAGATCGCGATCGAGATGAGCAAGTCGGGCGCACCGCTCGACATCGTCTTCGGGTGGAGCCAGGGGAGCAGCCTCAAGCTCGCGCTCGAGTTCCTCCTCTTCGGACAGGGCGACATCCCCAACGTCGTCTTCGACCTGTTGGAGAAGGCCGTTCCCGACGCGGCCCGCCGGCCGACCGTCTTGGTGGGATGA
- a CDS encoding UMP kinase: MAGSAVPPAHRRVLLKLSGESFVRPGERGIAMEEVLQVATQTFRAANRGVQLAVVIGGGNILRGASFSGGQTAIQEATAHYMGMLATVINGLALQDALESLGAQTRLMTAIRMDGVAEPYIRRRARRHLEKGRIVILAAGTGSPFVTTDTAAAQRALELEADILLKATRVDGVYSDDPEKNPHALLYRDLTYQQVREQNLRVMDSTAISQCMEHAMPILVFNYRREGNIERAVAGERVGTLVSGRRD; encoded by the coding sequence ATGGCTGGGTCCGCCGTGCCCCCCGCGCACCGTCGCGTCCTCCTCAAGCTGTCGGGTGAGAGCTTCGTCCGCCCCGGCGAGCGCGGGATCGCAATGGAGGAGGTCCTCCAGGTGGCGACGCAGACGTTCCGGGCGGCGAACCGCGGCGTGCAGCTGGCGGTGGTGATCGGCGGCGGCAACATCCTCCGCGGCGCGAGCTTCTCTGGCGGGCAGACCGCGATCCAGGAGGCGACGGCCCACTACATGGGGATGCTCGCCACCGTGATCAACGGCCTGGCACTGCAGGACGCGCTGGAGAGCCTCGGCGCGCAGACACGCCTCATGACCGCGATCCGGATGGACGGTGTCGCCGAGCCATACATCCGTCGCCGTGCGCGGCGCCACCTCGAGAAGGGGCGGATCGTGATCCTCGCCGCCGGCACGGGAAGCCCGTTCGTGACCACCGACACCGCTGCCGCGCAGCGGGCGCTGGAGCTCGAGGCCGACATCCTCCTCAAGGCGACCCGGGTCGACGGCGTCTACTCCGACGACCCGGAGAAGAACCCGCACGCCCTCCTGTACCGCGACCTCACCTACCAGCAGGTCCGCGAGCAGAACCTCCGGGTGATGGACTCGACGGCGATCTCGCAGTGCATGGAGCATGCGATGCCGATCCTCGTCTTCAATTACCGCCGTGAGGGCAACATCGAGCGTGCCGTCGCCGGCGAGCGGGTGGGGACGCTGGTCAGCGGCCGGCGCGACTGA
- the tsf gene encoding translation elongation factor Ts, which translates to MAEITAAAVMALRDKTGLPMMECKKALQECGGEEARAVEWLRKQGQKTQALRADRETSTGRLAVHADPARGVGAMIELKCESAPVAGSPDFKALAEDIATTLALGPGAKTPAELLAQKSHAHPDRTLGELKDDLFNRMREVFDLSRICRIDAPCGGYAHHDGSKAALVVVSGKTTDPGAATVAKDVSMHVVAMGPQSITKEELDPEVVAKEREVLSAAARAEGKPENIIAKMIEGRLRNFYSQCVLLEQPFVKDDKQSVGQLVKGAGLEVKRIENWRLGG; encoded by the coding sequence ATGGCGGAGATCACTGCGGCGGCGGTCATGGCCCTGCGCGACAAGACGGGGCTGCCGATGATGGAGTGCAAGAAGGCGCTCCAGGAATGCGGCGGCGAGGAGGCGCGGGCGGTGGAGTGGCTGCGCAAACAGGGGCAGAAGACCCAGGCCCTCCGTGCCGACCGCGAGACCTCGACCGGCCGGCTGGCCGTCCACGCCGACCCGGCGCGCGGCGTCGGGGCGATGATCGAGCTGAAGTGCGAAAGCGCTCCGGTGGCGGGCAGCCCCGACTTCAAGGCCCTCGCCGAGGACATCGCGACGACGCTGGCGCTGGGACCGGGCGCGAAGACGCCGGCCGAGCTGCTCGCGCAGAAGAGCCACGCGCATCCCGATCGCACGCTCGGTGAGCTCAAGGACGACCTCTTCAACCGGATGCGCGAGGTCTTCGACCTGTCGCGGATCTGCCGGATCGATGCGCCGTGCGGCGGCTACGCCCACCACGACGGCTCCAAGGCAGCGCTGGTCGTCGTGTCCGGCAAGACGACCGACCCCGGCGCCGCGACCGTCGCCAAGGACGTGTCGATGCACGTCGTGGCGATGGGCCCGCAGAGCATCACCAAGGAGGAGCTCGACCCGGAGGTCGTCGCCAAGGAGCGCGAGGTCCTCTCGGCGGCGGCCCGGGCCGAAGGGAAGCCCGAGAACATCATCGCCAAGATGATCGAGGGGCGGCTGCGCAACTTCTACAGCCAGTGCGTGCTCCTCGAGCAGCCGTTCGTGAAGGACGACAAGCAGTCGGTCGGCCAGCTCGTGAAGGGGGCCGGCCTGGAGGTGAAGCGGATCGAGAACTGGCGCCTCGGAGGCTGA
- a CDS encoding DUF1559 domain-containing protein, with protein MVIRRLPTALSRPAVQSTLPRGSRRGGFTLVELLVVIAIIGTLVGLLLPAVQAAREAARRMSCTNNLKQIGLAVTLHHDARKSFPSGRNTRDNTGVSWAFRILPYMEESNVANAYRSQFRCDAPENAAAMRTAVGTFYCPSRRPPLADRNFDNDNSPPLVTGCAAGSDYAANAGTYFNYSPNSSGGIDARQAGPIHTFSKVTAAQVTDGLSQTFAIGDKHIPPSDPSWRSDMVQYWQGDLAIFAADNPNTQFRDTARGLASSSRDTNARKFGSLHPGVTNFVFLDGHVDAIANEIDLDVLRWYSTIGDGNDPTAPADSPDGGT; from the coding sequence ATGGTCATCCGTCGCCTGCCGACCGCTTTGTCACGGCCCGCCGTCCAGTCCACTCTCCCGAGGGGATCGCGTCGCGGTGGCTTCACCCTTGTCGAATTGCTCGTGGTGATCGCGATCATCGGCACGCTCGTCGGTCTTCTGCTCCCGGCGGTGCAGGCGGCTCGCGAGGCGGCCCGGCGGATGTCGTGCACCAACAACCTCAAGCAGATCGGGCTGGCCGTCACGCTCCACCACGACGCGCGGAAGTCGTTTCCCTCGGGGCGCAACACCCGCGACAACACCGGCGTGTCGTGGGCGTTCCGCATCCTTCCCTACATGGAGGAGTCGAACGTCGCCAACGCCTACCGGTCGCAGTTCCGCTGCGACGCGCCGGAGAACGCCGCCGCGATGCGGACCGCCGTCGGCACGTTCTACTGCCCGAGCCGGCGGCCTCCGCTCGCCGACCGCAACTTCGACAACGACAACTCACCGCCGCTGGTGACCGGCTGCGCCGCCGGCAGCGACTACGCCGCCAACGCCGGCACCTACTTCAACTACTCACCCAATTCCTCCGGCGGCATCGACGCCCGGCAGGCCGGTCCGATCCACACCTTTTCCAAGGTCACCGCGGCACAGGTCACCGACGGCCTCAGCCAGACGTTCGCGATCGGCGACAAGCACATCCCGCCGAGCGACCCGTCGTGGCGCTCCGACATGGTCCAGTACTGGCAGGGCGATCTGGCGATCTTCGCCGCCGACAATCCCAACACGCAGTTCCGTGACACCGCCCGCGGACTCGCCTCCTCGTCGCGCGACACCAACGCGCGCAAGTTCGGCAGCCTCCACCCCGGCGTCACCAACTTCGTGTTCCTCGACGGTCACGTCGACGCGATCGCCAACGAGATCGATCTCGACGTGCTCCGTTGGTACAGCACGATCGGCGACGGCAACGATCCGACCGCGCCGGCCGACAGCCCCGACGGCGGCACCTGA
- a CDS encoding ABC transporter ATP-binding protein, protein MLHFNHVTKLYGTVIGVNDVTVDLGQGAHGLLGPNGAGKTTFIGLVTGQLRPSMGRVEVFGEAPFNNDRVLRRIGYCPASDITERRATPLEWVRYLLRLSGFSVADAAIRAERTLARVGLREAAGRPLGTLSKGMRQRAKLAGAIAHEPDLLVLDEPFVGLDPVARHDLVALVRDWALERSLLVASHLLHEIEALHAGLAVILGGRMVASGSVAEIAALVDSLPIELVVHCDDPRRLAARLVGLDACSGLRLEDSGAITISTRAPDIVSAAVAAATADGIAVASLVPADRSLEGLFSRLVQLHRGTASS, encoded by the coding sequence ATGCTCCACTTCAACCACGTCACCAAGCTCTACGGGACGGTGATCGGCGTCAACGACGTGACCGTCGACCTCGGCCAGGGGGCCCACGGCCTCCTCGGGCCCAACGGCGCGGGGAAAACCACGTTCATCGGCCTGGTGACCGGCCAACTCCGGCCGTCGATGGGCCGGGTCGAGGTGTTCGGCGAAGCGCCGTTCAACAACGACCGGGTCCTCCGCCGCATCGGCTACTGCCCCGCCTCCGACATCACCGAGCGCCGGGCGACGCCACTGGAGTGGGTCCGGTACCTTCTCCGGCTCTCCGGGTTCTCGGTTGCCGACGCCGCGATCCGCGCGGAGCGGACACTGGCGCGGGTCGGGCTCCGCGAGGCGGCCGGACGGCCGCTGGGGACGCTCTCCAAGGGGATGCGGCAGCGCGCCAAGCTCGCCGGCGCGATCGCCCACGAGCCCGATCTGCTCGTCCTCGACGAGCCGTTCGTCGGCCTCGATCCCGTCGCCCGCCACGATCTGGTCGCGCTGGTCCGTGACTGGGCACTGGAGCGGTCGCTGCTGGTGGCCAGCCACCTGCTCCACGAGATCGAGGCCCTCCATGCCGGCCTGGCGGTGATCCTCGGCGGGAGGATGGTGGCCAGCGGATCGGTCGCCGAGATCGCGGCGCTGGTCGATTCGCTGCCGATCGAGCTGGTCGTGCATTGCGACGACCCCCGGCGACTCGCCGCGCGGCTCGTCGGCCTCGACGCCTGCTCCGGGCTGCGGCTCGAAGACTCGGGGGCGATCACGATCTCCACGCGGGCCCCCGACATCGTCAGCGCGGCGGTCGCCGCCGCCACCGCCGACGGGATCGCGGTGGCATCGCTCGTCCCCGCCGACAGGTCGCTCGAGGGCCTGTTCTCGCGCCTCGTGCAACTCCACCGGGGTACTGCCTCGTCATGA
- a CDS encoding ABC transporter ATP-binding protein has product MIVVRDLVKHYRSGDGSVVRAVDGVSFAVEPGEMVGLLGANGAGKTTTLRVLATLLTPTAGTASVAGCDASADPVAVRRRLGYVSATTGVPDRLSPREIFGSFGRLHGLDGAALADRVDRLVAALGLGSCADRPAGRLSSGQRQRVSVGRALVHDPPALVLDEPTSALDVIGARDLLDILTGLRDAGHAILVSTHRLHEIERRCDRFVVIHGGRVVAAGTRDELVGPGGDLEQAFFAAVSGAEAR; this is encoded by the coding sequence GTGATCGTGGTCCGCGACCTGGTGAAGCACTACCGCTCCGGCGACGGCAGCGTCGTCCGCGCCGTCGACGGCGTCTCGTTCGCCGTCGAGCCCGGCGAGATGGTCGGCCTGCTGGGGGCCAACGGGGCCGGCAAGACGACGACCCTCCGCGTGCTGGCGACGCTCCTGACGCCGACGGCGGGCACGGCCTCCGTCGCCGGCTGCGATGCCAGCGCCGACCCGGTCGCCGTGCGCCGTCGACTGGGCTACGTCTCCGCCACCACCGGCGTCCCGGATCGGCTCTCGCCGCGCGAGATCTTCGGCTCGTTCGGCCGTCTCCACGGGCTCGATGGTGCGGCGCTGGCCGACCGGGTCGACCGGCTCGTCGCCGCCCTCGGGCTCGGCTCCTGCGCCGATCGGCCGGCCGGCCGGCTGTCGTCGGGGCAGCGGCAGCGTGTCTCGGTCGGCCGGGCGCTGGTCCACGACCCGCCGGCCCTGGTCCTCGACGAACCGACCAGCGCCCTCGACGTGATCGGGGCCCGCGACCTGCTCGACATCCTCACCGGACTGCGCGACGCCGGTCACGCGATCCTCGTCTCCACCCACCGGCTCCACGAGATCGAACGGCGCTGCGACCGGTTCGTGGTGATCCACGGCGGCCGGGTGGTGGCGGCGGGCACCCGCGACGAGCTCGTCGGCCCGGGGGGCGACCTCGAACAGGCGTTCTTCGCCGCCGTCTCCGGCGCGGAGGCGCGATGA